A genomic stretch from Oryctolagus cuniculus unplaced genomic scaffold, mOryCun1.1 SCAFFOLD_80, whole genome shotgun sequence includes:
- the LOC100352643 gene encoding zinc finger protein 585A-like, which yields MCSRDFPQQVMTAFEDLAVYFTWEEWQKMNNAQKILYRDVMLETYSSLFSLGHCITKPDLIFKLEQGEEPWMVDECLNLSLSVVMKRDDLIRINQESQDKNLNQDFMKNNKTSALKRIELRKTLSLNSSHVPTLIIKKGIYSGLKPEECNKCHTVYPPSGPDQLQAGEKFDNTKIPGKSLQFCEPLSQLDNIHIMKQPFGPTGQAKVFTRKMFCKSERVHMAENCNKSTVTFGKATQIEKAIHENSSLNMHQQTHTRKKFYKYIMYVEPVIHQSHLAINQKLNTREKLYTCKPCGKSLSFNSPSECNDCGKAFRQNSVLRKHRQIHTGEKPHECSDCRKAFTQKSYLINHQRIHTREKLYKCLQCGNGFLWKSDLIVHQRIHTGEKPHKCNDCGKAFGRKSSLLIHQRIHTGEKPHKCNDCGKAFGHKSNLIIHQRIHTGEKPHKCNDCGKAFGQKSALLIHQQIHTGEKPHKCNDCGKAFGHKSSLLIHQRIHTGEKPHKCNDCGKAFGQKSNLIIHQRIHTGEKPHKCNDCGKAFGRKPDLIIHQQIHSGEKPYKCNDCGKAFGRKPDLIIHQQIHSGEKPHECNDCGKAFGRKPDLLIHQRIHTGEKPHKCNDCGKAFGHKSGLRKHQRIHTGEKPHKCNDCGKAFGQNSDLIRHQQIHTGQKPHKCNDCGKAFGQMSALLIHQQIHTGEKPHKCNDCGKAFGRKPDLIIHQRIHTGEKPHKCNDCGKAFGRKPDLLMHQRIHTGEKPHKCNDCGKAFGHKSSLLMHQRIHTGEKPHKCNDCGKAFGRKPDLLIHQRIHTGEKPHECNDCGKAFGQKSHLIIHQRIHTGEKPHKCNDCGKAFTKKSNFIRHQRIHTGEKPHECNDCGKAFGRKSNLIIHQRIHTGEKPHKCNDCGKAFLYKLYSYQNSLHRAETL from the exons GTGATgacagcatttgaagacctggctgtgtacttcaCATGGgaagaatggcagaaaatgaacaatgctcagaaaatcctgtacagagatgtgatgctggagacctacagcagcctgttctccttgg ggcactgcattaccaaacctgacttgatcttcaagttggagcaaggagaagAGCCATGGATGGTGGATGAATGCTTGAATCTGAGCCTTTcag tggtcatgaaaagggatgacctgattaggatcaaccaggaaagtcaggacaaaaatctgaatcaggattttatgaaaaataacaagacatcagctctcaagagaattgaattaagaaaaacacttagtTTAAATTCAAGCCATGTTCCAACACTGATTATTAAAAAGGGAATCTATTCAGGATTGAAGCCTGAGGAATGCAATAAATGTCACACTGTGTATCCCCCcagtgggcctgatcaactacaggctggagagaaatttgataacactaagatacctggaaaatctctccagttctgtgagcctCTTAGCCAGCTTGACAATATTCACAtcatgaagcagccatttggacccACTGGACAAGCAAAAGTCTTCACAAGAAAGATGTTCTGTAAATCTGAGAGGGTTCATATGGCAGAAAACTGTAATAAGTCAACTGTCACTTTTGGAAAAGCAACGCAAATAGAAAAAGCTATCCATGAAAATTCTAGCCTCAATATGCATCAACAaactcacacaagaaagaaattttataagtacattatGTATGTTGAACCTGTCATTCACCAGTCACATCTTGCAATAAACCAGAAACTAAATACAAGGGAAAAACTTTacacatgtaaaccttgtggaaaatcactcagttttaattcaccttctgaatgtaatgactgtggaaaagcctttagacaAAATTCAGTCCTCAGGAAACATcggcaaattcacacaggggagaaacctcatgaatgtagtgACTGTAGAAAAGCCTTTACACAGAAGTCATACCTCATAaaccatcagcgaattcacacaagAGAGAAACTTTATAAATGCCTTCAATGCGGAAACGGCTTTTTGTGGAAGTCAGACCTCATagtacaccagagaattcacacaggggagaaacctcataaatgcaatgactgtggaaaagcctttggacgcaAGTCATCCCTCCTaatacatcagcgaattcacacaggggagaaacctcataaatgtaatgactgtggaaaagcctttggacacaagtcaaacctcatcatacaccagcgaattcacacaggggagaaacctcataaatgtaatgactgtggaaaagcctttggacaaaagtcagccCTCCTtatacaccagcaaattcacacaggggagaaacctcataaatgtaatgactgtggaaaagcctttggacacaagtcaTCCCtcctcatacaccagcgaattcacacaggggagaagcctcacaaatgtaatgactgtggaaaagcctttgggcaaaagtcaaacctcatcatacaccagcgaattcacacaggggagaaacctcataaatgtaatgactgtggaaaagcctttggacgaaagccAGACCTCATAATACATCAGCAAATTCACTCgggggagaaaccttataaatgtaatgactgtggaaaagcctttggacgaaagccAGACCTTATCATACATCAGCAAATTCACTcgggggagaaacctcatgaatgtaatgactgtggaaaagcctttggacgaaagccAGACCtcctcatacaccagcgaattcacacaggggagaaacctcataaatgtaatgactgtggaaaagccttcggACACAAGTCAGGCCTAAGgaaacatcagcgaattcacacaggggagaaacctcataaatgtaatgactgtggaaaagcctttggacaaaactcagacctcatcagacaccagcaaattcacacagggcagaaacctcataaatgtaatgactgtggaaaagcctttggacaaatgtCAGCCCTGCTCatacatcagcaaattcacacaggggagaaacctcataaatgtaatgactgtggaaaagcctttggacgaaagccagacctcatcatacaccagcgaattcacacaggggagaaacctcataaatgtaatgactgtggaaaagcctttggacgaaagccAGACCTCCTCAtgcaccagcgaattcacacaggggagaaacctcataaatgtaatgactgtggaaaagcctttggacacaagtcaTCCCTCCTCATGCACCAGCGAATTcatacaggggagaaacctcataaatgtaatgactgtggaaaagcctttggacgaaagccAGACCtcctcatacaccagcgaattcacacaggggagaaacctcatgaatgtaatgactgtggaaaagcctttggacaaaagtcacacctcatcatacaccagcgaattcacacaggggagaaacctcataaatgcaatgactgtggaaaagcctttacaaAAAAGTCAAACTTCATCagacaccagcgaattcacacaggggagaaacctcatgaatgtaatgactgtggaaaagcctttggacgaaagtcaaacctcatcatacaccagcgaattcacacaggggagaaacctcataaatgtaatgactgtggaaaagcctttttgtATAAGTTATACTCATATCAAAACAGTttacacagggcagaaaccttatga